GAATGCCTTGCTGGAGTTTAAGGAAGGCCATCCTGAACTCAGATGCATGGCTCTTAGCTGATGGCAATGGTGGCTCTAAGGTGACCCAGATCTTTATTACAAACCACACAAGAAGATTCATTTGTATCACTCATCCAAATGAAAGCGGGAGGGCTCCTGAAAGAGGACAGTGGTGACAGACTTCCCGAGGCCTAGCTGTGTCTTTCTGGATGAGCCCAGGCTCACAGGCGCTGAGAGCGGGTCTAGGGTGTCCTCACAGATTGGAACTGCTAGGAGGAGCCTGGTCATCAGCTTTACAGTGTGGATGCAACATCCTATGGCCTCCTGGCCCTGCTGCAGTTCAAAGACTTTGACAGTGTGCCTCCCGTCGTGCACTGGCTCAATGAGCAGAGATACTTGGTGGTGGCTATGGCTCCACCCAGGCAAGTGGCACCTGCAGCCCTGTGTCCTTAACCTGCCACTACCTCCCAAGGATGACACTGAGACCTGGACTGGCAGCTCTTCTGTCCCACAAACCACGGGGACTGGAGAGAAGCTGAGGAAAATTCTAGACTGTGTCCTGTTGCTCCAAGCTTCATTCTAAGCCTGCTGGCTCCCTCCCCATGTCTAGTCTGTCTTCTCAGGTCCCAGGTTCAAGTGAGCCCCCTCTCCCCTTGGCAGGTTCTAGACCACATTCCCAGTCCCACCAGGCTCCCTGTGTCCCCCTGACTTCAAGAGCAGGTACACAGTTACCCTAGGGCATGTCCGAACCTCTCTCCCCCTAGTGCTTCTGGACTATGGTTTTAGTAACTTCACTCTCCAGCCTGTCCCCCTTTCTTTCTGGTGGCCACCCAACCCTACTCTCAGTGTCACATTTGTCACATTCAGTATTACTTTTGGATTTGGTGCCTCTAGGCTccgattttattctttttcttttttcctgagagGGTTCTAGACACATATCTGGGTCCCTATGCCCTGGACTCTCCTCTGGATGGGTCCAAACCACATGATCAGGGTTTCTGGACCTTCAATCTTGTTCCTGGGTTTGCTGATGGATCCTAGACATGCTCCCAGCATCTCCAAGTCTTGGCCAATACTTTCTGAGTTCCAGAATGGGTACTCAGTGTCTAATAACCTCCAATCTTACCTTCACATTGTTTGGTGGGCTCCAGGCCACAGACTTATTGTCATTGAGTCCTGGTCTTGACCTCTCTCAGTCAGGTTCCAGGACACGTGCTCAGTGTCCAGAACCCCAAACTTAACCTTGCACGCTCTGGTGGGTTCTAGGCATGGTTTAACATCCTACACCAGACCCATACATCTTCCTCCATTGATCCTAACCACTTTCTCTCCCATGGGTTCTAGGCCACCTTCATGGTGTACCAAGCCTTGGCCCAATACCAAAGAGACGTCCCTGACCACAAGGACTTGAACATGGAGGTGGCCATCAACTTGCCCAGCCGCAGCTCCCAGGTCAGATTTCGCCTTCTCTGGGAATCTGGTAAACTCCTGCAGTTAGAAGAGGTACAGCCACACCCTCATGTTGTCACTGGCCCTCACCCCAGAGTCAGGGGAGGGCTTGCCTTCTCCTAACACCTCTCCTCTCTCCACACTCTCTGCAGACAAAGCAAAATGAGGGCTTCTTGTTAACAGCTAAAGGAAAAGGCCAAGGTACCCTCTCAGTAAGGAAGGGGTCCCTGCCTGCCTGGCCCTGGAGGGACCCTCTTTTCCCTGTCCTCAGCCATCCCACATCCCATAGGACTTTGTCCCCCCTTCCATCTTCCCAGGTGGTGACCATGTACCATGCCAAAGTCAAAGGCAAAGTCATCTGCAAGAAATTTTACCTGAGGGTCACCATAAGACCAGCCCCTGAAAcaggtaaaaggaaaaaagaccctTTATGTCACTGCCCTGCACACCTAACCTAATGTGTGACCCCTCTCCTATCTTTCTGTCTTATGGGGCTGGGACTGCGGCTGAAGTGATAGTGCATCTGTCTCTccagcataaggccctgagttcaaatccccttaGTATcactcaccccctccataatcttatctttctgtcttctgtctttcTAGTAAAAAAGCCCCAGGATGCGAAGAGCTCTATGGTCCTGAACATCTGTATGAGGTAAGAAGCTGAGTCACTGGAGCTCATCTTCATCATCCCTCTGCCTTTAGtaagacttctttttttctttgcagtgctggggacagacCCTAGCAAGCATTGTACTACCACGCTACATTCCCAACCCAAAGCCACCATAATAACCAATGAGGGAATCACAGTAATTCCATGACCTTTAAGATATTCTATCACAGCATTAAAAACTATCCTATTCCCAGTTATGAAAACATAGGGAAGGCTGGGAGGgccctcagtggtagagcatgccctgggctccatccccatcACTTAAGAAAAGgtagagggaaatgaaaaacagGATTTGAATATGCCATAATTTAAAACAGTAGGACACTGAGAATCAaagtggttttgctttgttttttcctttgtaaaattcTATGGAAAgccaggtgccactggctcactcctggtaatcctagctactcaggaggcagagatcaggaggatcgtggtttgaggccagccagggaaatagtttgtgagaccctatctcaaaaaaacccatcacaaaaaagggctggtgaagtggctcaagaggtagagtgcctgcctagcaagcgtgaggccttgagttcaaattccagtgccaccaaaaaaaatgtggAGAACTTCCTCCAAATCTAACTTATATTACAAATTCTAACTTATAACTTATGTATGACTAAGCGACTTTTCTATGCCACAGCAATTGTCATGCCCCATCCTAAGCTGGTATCAATGTCCAACAGTTCATCCTTGCCACTTTCAACGTCATGAAATCTCTTTGATAGCTCTTTCCATGCAAAGCttattttcctgcttcttctgGGACATCTCTGTTCCCACCACCTGCTTCTCCACACAGAGGAGAGTGTCTTCATGAAGCTCCTGTGCTCACATCTCTCAGACAGAAGCAGGGTCCATGTTCCCACTACAGCCCCACTGAGTTCTGCATGAGCTCACCTCCCTCACGACCATCGGTCATTTCTTTGCTGCATGTTTCTTGGCCAGTTCCCTGTTTCAATGATCCATTTTTGTAAACTGTCACTGAGAGATAAGGACATCACACAACTACAAGCTGTGTGACTTCAATAATGGATGCAGCAGTGAACTTCAAAAGCAGTGATGTGATTGGTCATTGTGATGCTTACCTGTTATTTACATATTAATGTATGTTGAGGAGCTAGCCATAAGCCCTTAAACTTGctggtcaggcactctaccacatgagccacgcctccaggccttttgctctggttattttggagatagggtcttgctttttgcccaggccagcccatgttcctctatttatgcttcccaccatcactgggatggcaggtgcacaccaccacgcccagcctttTGCCATTGAAGTGGAGTCACACAAttgtttttttcccaggctggccttgaactgcaatcttccccatctcagcttcccatgtagcttgggatgacagtcacacaccaagtagcttgggatgacCGGTGCCAGCActtccagctattggttgagatggggtctgacaactgttttgctcaggctggcctggaactgtaatcctctctatctcagcttcacaagtagctaggattatagacatgagcttcCAGCCCCAGCTTAGCAACAAAAtttgtactatgtgcaattataATTACTACACCAGGGTACTCGATTTTGCACCATTTCCTTGGGGAACTGGCATTAATTCACTGAATCATGGCAGTGGAATGATACAAAGTAAGGACTGCTGCACTCtcatctttattttctgaaagaacTGAGGCATGGGGGTCAGGTAATTCGTCCAATGTTATGCAGAGGTGGGGTTTGCACTGTCTTTTAGGGGAGCCACATACTgggcatggaacccagggctttgagggtgctaagtaagcactctacaactgaaccacacccctagaCCACAGTGGGGATTTGAACCCATGCAGCTGGATCCACAGTACATACTTCATGACCTGGGCCATTACAGTAGATTTTCTTCTTTGCCCTTGGGGAAATGTTTCCTAAAAATCAAACATCCCTCTATGATTCTGGGTCAGCTGCTGGTCAGACCCCTCCAACCAGGCACACACCCAGGGGCTGACCATCCCTGGTACCCAATGCCTTTCTCCCTGCCCTGTCCAGGTACCTGGGAGACAAAGATGACACCATGTCCATCCTGGATATATCCATGATGACTGGCTTCATTCCTGACACAAGTGACCTTGAGCTGGAACCAAGGCCTGGGGGCTGGGGTTTGGGGGGAAGGAGCCAAATTCTCAAGGAGGCTGATGGGAGAGAGGGATCCAGGAGGGATTTTTACATGCCCACCCACTTCCCCAGCTGAGCACTGGCATGGACAGTTACATCTCTAAGTATGAGCTGAGCAAAGCCTTCTCCAACAAGAGCACCTTCATCATCTACCTGGACAAGGTAAGGCTGCATTGTCCCCATGGGTACCCTCTGTCTTACCTGGCCGGGCTTCTCTTGCCAGTCAGTCTTTGTCTCCATGTTGGGTGGTCCAGCCTAGGGGAGGCAGTACCTGTGCTGTCAAGTGGTGGGAGAAAGAAACTGTAAGGCAGGGTGGCCCATCTAGGATGGCTTTCTTCAAGGACCTCACCCCAACCCCATTTTCTACCTCTCCTCAATTTTAAACAACCTTTGAGGAAGAGccactttgtggtgttttcttttgttctggtgataatgggtttgaactcagggccttgatgcttgcaaggcaggtatcctactgcttgagccactccaccagcccacagcaTTGCATCTatggttttcttattttctctccaTCTGTCATTCTCTTGTTCTCTAATCTGGGCTTCTGCTTGCTCCCCCTTATTTATTCCCATCCTCCATATCCCTGGTGCTAACTCCCAGTACCCCTAGTGTCCCTCAACACCCAGTAGTCAGCACAAGTAAAACTAGCTACCCGAGCAaccctaaagaaaaaaaggatcaaCACAAGGGATGTGTGTTTCTCACTTGGTTAAGTCCAATTGGAGCTAGGCTCagtggtgcctgtaatcccagctactcaggaggctggggcagagggATCTCTCGTGCCCAGGACTTCAAGACAAGCCTGGGAAACACagcaagacccccatttcaaaaaataagccaggtgtggtggcacacacctataatcccagtactggggaggctgaggcaggaggctcaagaGGTTGAGGCCAGTTTAAGAGATATAGCAAGTTCAAGGAACAGTCTGAGATCCATAGTGAGATGGTGACTCAAAAAATGctgaataaataagtacatataaaTAAAGTCCAACTGGTATGGGAGGGTGAGGAAGGGCCCTCCATTCCAAGCAGCCACTCAGGGATCCAAGCCCCTTCCGTCTTGTGGCTCTGCACTCTTAAGATCTTCGAGTCCTCTGTAGGATCCATGCtttctgaataaaaaaagaattgtgcACAGGCAGTTTTATGTCTTACATGCTTTAAAACTATGCAaaataaggggtttcattatgaaatttccatacatacatgtaatggactttgagcatattCGCCATTGCTAtgacccttcctttctttctttttcttttttttttggcagtagtggggtttgaactcagggcttcatgcttgctaggcaggcacttttctgcttaagccacacctccattaccctttcttatcccttctccccttctctcttctcttccaaaTCCCTAATAGTCCCACTTTTACTTTTGTGTCCCcctgcatatatttattttttaaaataggatttcTATGtattcctggctggccttgaacccttaatcctcttgcctcagcctccccagttctgggattacaggtgtgaaccactactCCAGGCTACATGGGATGTTTTCATGGGCACTGTCTAATCTGTTTCATttgctgtaataaaatacctgagtcAGGGtgattaataaagaaaagaggttgttCACAGTTTTGTAGGCTAACAGTCCAAGAGTGGGTGGCCTCAACTGTTTGACATCTTATCAGAGTCTTCTGGCATCACAGTGAGAGTAAGTGCAAGAGAAAGGGCATGTTGTGGGAGGGGAAGCAAGAGAGCAAGCCCAGAAAGCTGTACTTCCTTTATGATAACCTGCCATCACAGTCCTCTGAGACCTGACCCACTCCTGCAAGACTGGCATTAATCCCTTCCATGGTGGGTGCTCCTGGACCTGGCACCATT
The sequence above is drawn from the Castor canadensis chromosome 14, mCasCan1.hap1v2, whole genome shotgun sequence genome and encodes:
- the LOC141416270 gene encoding LOW QUALITY PROTEIN: complement C3 alpha chain-like (The sequence of the model RefSeq protein was modified relative to this genomic sequence to represent the inferred CDS: inserted 1 base in 1 codon; substituted 1 base at 1 genomic stop codon), translating into MNVSDACLTSTPVLSQSLGGSITKAEDYLANSYMNLQSPYTVAIGTVVLAQMGKLEGPLQNKFLNTAKDWNCXEEPGHQLYSVDATSYGLLALLQFKDFDSVPPVVHWLNEQRYXGGGYGSTQATFMVYQALAQYQRDVPDHKDLNMEVAINLPSRSSQVRFRLLWESGKLLQLEETKQNEGFLLTAKGKGQGTLSVVTMYHAKVKGKVICKKFYLRVTIRPAPETVKKPQDAKSSMVLNICMRYLGDKDDTMSILDISMMTGFIPDTSDLELLSTGMDSYISKYELSKAFSNKSTFIIYLDKISHSEEECLSFKVHQYFNVGLIQPGSVKVYSYYNLEETCTQFYYPEKEDGMLSKLFHKDMCYCAEGVCPGVSGQRGPGQCHHPGTSWGGRH